The Lonchura striata isolate bLonStr1 chromosome 13, bLonStr1.mat, whole genome shotgun sequence DNA window CCGGGCAGAGCGGGCAGCGGCTGTGCCAGCGAGCAGCGTCGTGCCAGCCCGGCTTCGCCGCCGAGACCTTCACCCTGACGGTGCCGCGGGACGGCGTGGCGGCGGGACGGGCACTGGGACGGGGTAAGGACACGGGGACAACCGGGTGTGGGGACAGGGTGGCTGTGGGATGAGGACGGGACTATGGGTACAGGGGGGTGTGTGGGACAGGGACGGCCAGTGGGGGACATAAAGCCGTGTCTCCGTGCCCGAGTGGTGCTGGCGCGGCCACGGGGATGGGGCCgtggggacagggctgtggCAGCGGGGACAGTGCCATGACGGTGGGGACAGGCTCGCTGCGGTGGCAGGTGGCATGGGGGACAGAGCCTGGTGTGTCCACACGCAGCGGAGGGGCCACACTGCTGGTCCCAGCGCAGGCAGCCGTCGGGGGTCCTGGCACGGCGGGACGGTGCCGTGGCGCGGGGGCCGCGGCAGCCGCTCCCCGGGGCGCGCCGGCGCGGGCGGCGCTGACTCAGGCACCGCAGACCTGTCGGGGCCGGCAGCCTGGGGTGTGGGGCACGCAGGCGCCTGCCCTGCCCCGTGCCTCGCCTGGCACCCGGGGTTCACCATGGTGAGCCCCGCTTTGGACCCACTGTGTAGGCCGCCAGGCCAGCTCTTGGCATGGGGATGGGCACCAGGATGGGCTCCTGGGCTTTTGGGGATGTTGGTGTCCCACTGTGTTGGCATTAATGCCCTGTTCTGGCATGGCAAGGGGGCACTGGGGACTCATGTGCTGGGGATCTGCTGCCactctgggacccccaaaagaGACTCCgtgggctctggggctgtgtgCAGTGGTTGTCACCATCTGCACCAGTTCGTGGCTGAGActggtgctggcactgcagtGTGTGTGCCAGGGTGGCCAGGTGGGCAAAGGGCTGAGGGGTAATGAGCACCCAGTGCTGCACCCAGGCTCCCAAACATCCTCAGCTCTGTAATGGCTTCGCCTGGGAGAGCCAGGAATTGGACCCTGCCCCATACCCCAGGAATTGTGTTTGTTTGCCTTGTGGTTGATCATTAACGTGCACAAGTTGATGTCCATCAGGGCTGGGCCTGATACGAGGGGGGGGGGTGACGGGCAGCCCTGTGACTTCCCTGCAGCACCGAGACCTGCTGGAAATCCTCTGTCCCAGCACCAGCACTTTCAGCTTTGGGTTCCGGGCACAGTCAGGGCgtgggaggaaggaagggaccGTCTGCCCTTGAGGCCTGTGTGGCACCCAGTGATTCACAGCTGTGCCACAGTAATGCCACCTGTGGGGTGGCTGAGCCTGGTGGATGCCAGGCCGTGCTGGGCCATGGAGCACCCCAAAGCTTGCAGCCAGGCTGACGATCCGGCCTGTAATTAGCTTGATGAGTTGAGAACTGTGTTTTCCCTCCAACAGGCCCAGACAAGCCCCACGCGGCGCCTGGGCGGCGAACAGCAACACCTGCGTGGGGGCTGCGGCACCGCCAGGGCCCTGCTCCGTGGgtcggggggctctggggtggtGGGCATGTGGTGGGGGCTGGGATAGTGCCCCTCAATCCTGGGTGGAGAAACCTCGAGAGTCTGAAGTCACAGCGAAACTGGGGTGACGTCAGTGGGATGTGTCACCCGCAGCACCTTCACCCTGGGGTGAGCCCCCTGCCCTGTACAGCTGCATGTGTGCAACACACGGGGtggtggcactgcagggatggatggggacaccctgctctgcctgtgcccagTCCCACTGAGACCTCACAGGACATGAGGTGGCTTTGGGGGCCTGCCCTGATCCCCTGTGTGGGGTCTCAGCCCCACACCCAGTTTGGCAGCCTGGTTGTACCAGTCTGGTTGTCCCAGTGTTCTGTAGATGGTAGTGGGGGGGGGATCCCCCTTGAAGTGGGGGGATCCCCCTGAAGGACTCTCTTGAGTTCTTCTTTTCTCCCACCCCCATCATTCCCAGGAGAGGGCCCCCCTTCCACCCCCCCAGCTCGCAGCCCCGGGGAGAGGAGGGCTGGGGCCAGCCCTCCTTCAGCCGAGCTGGAAAAACAGGTTGTGCACAGCCAGGTGGGAAGGGGGGGAGTTGGAGGGGGAGAGCGGGAAGGGGGGAGCGGGTTCTGAGCACCCTCCTGGAAGCCAGTGCGAGCTGAGCACTGAGCGCTCACTGCACgcagtgtggggctgggggccccGTGCCGCCCCTCCTGCACCCACCGGGCCCCGAGCCAGGCCGAGCGCTGGGGCTGCGCCCGCGGCTGCCTCTCCTTCCCCGCCTGCCCCGGCACGCTCCTGCCCAGCCGGCCGCACCGGCTccgcccgccctgcccgggGGTCCTGCCGCGGGGCTGGCATCGCACCGGCGGCTCCTCCCGGGCCGGCTCGGGGGCACCGTGGTGGGCAGGGGGGCAGCGATCGTACCCCCTTGCATCCCGCAGCCAGCCCGCATTCCTGGGCTGCTCGTGGGCTGATGTAACCCACGGCTCCGTTCCCTTCCCTCCGTCCGGCGGTGCCTCCTTGCCCACCCCGGCACGGCCCCTGCCGGGGCGCGGGTCAGCCGGGGCGgcggtgccagggctggctccgGGGCCTGGGTGCCGCTGGCTCGCACAACCCTCTCCCAGACAAAGGCTGTTTGTTCGGGAGCGCGGCCCGGCTCATGTGATGCCCGCTGACCGCTGCCTCGTGGCGGCCCAGCTCTGCCGcgcccagccgggtgcccagcTAGTGACATCGGGCCCCGCCTGCCCGCTGAACCTGAGATTGGGGGTCCCAGAGCTACCTGGGCAGGCTGAGGGGCCTGACTGCCAGGACACTGGTGCCAGTGCAGGTGGATGGCTGCTGCCCTTGTTTTTATTGAaaaagcagctggagcagcatgGGCACAGTGGTGGTGACATGCTATGCCTGGGGACATGCTGTGCCACGGGGATACACCCATATGGGGatgtgctgtgcctggtgccATGCCATATATGGTGCTGGGGACTGGGACATGCTGTGCCAGGTGCCACTTGCTCCACTGTCACTGTCCGGCAGGGGTCCTCTGGCACAGTAGGTCCTGCCATGTCCCATCCTGGACCAAGACCAGAGCAAGGATGCACTGTGTGTTGTACCCAGGATGAAATCCTGGCAGGGCATCTGTCACTGTGTGTGGAGCATCCCTACCACTGCTGTGACCCCACACCCCAGGCTGCTGaagtggggctgtgctgtgtgtgcccatgtccccagaacCCTCTGCCACTcagtcccttgtccccagtgaACTTTGTGGACTGTGGCGAGCCACGCCGTGCCGCCTTCCTCCCGGATGACACGCGCTTCAAGGTGAGCAGGGATGGCATTGTCTCTGCCACCcggcccctgcagctccagcagcggGAGATCACCTTTGCTgtgcacacctgggacaccatGGGCAAGAAGCATTCAGCCAAGGTGACCCTGCGCCAGCGGTGGCACCAGCACCGACACCACGAGCGGGTGCAGCAGGTAAAGCACAGACCCACTCCCTGGGTCACAGCAGCTCCCGTCTCTGgtgcagagggctcagctgcagaGGGCACTGAGCAGAGCCACTGTCCCAACAGGACACAGTGCCGGACACGCTGATCTTCCCGGAGCACGGACACGGCCTCCGGCGGCACAAGAGGGATTGGGTCATCCCCCCCATCAACTGCCCTGAGAATGAGCGGGGGCCCTTCCCCAAGAAGCTGGTGCAGGTATGTGTCCCCACAAGAACCAGGCAGGGTGcaggggtgtccccagagtGCTGGGACATGTCTCCACCCCCctcttcctgccctgctgccagaTCAAATCCAACAAGGACAAGGAGACCAAGGTTTTCTACAGCATCACGGGGCAGGGAGCGGATACCATCCCCGCGGGTGTCTTCATCATCGAGCGGGAGACGGGGTGGCTGGAGGTGACAAAACCCCTGGACCGGGAGGAGAAGGATAAATACGTGGTGAGTGAGGGGGCATCTGTGGCGGGACGGGAACAGCCCTGGGGACTGCACACACACTGACTGTGCCCTTGCAGCTCTACTCCCACGCCGTGTCGGCCAACGGGCAGCCCGTGGAAGACCCCATGGAGATCATCATCACCGTCACTGACCAGAACGACAACCGGCCCGTCTTCACCCAGCAAGTCTTTGTTGGCTACATTGAGGAGAATGCAAAGCCGGGTACGTGGGGACTCAGCTGGGGCCACACAGAGCCCTGAGAGCAAGCAGTGCCAGGGTGTCTGGTGGATTCTGTCTCATCATTAAAATCTCCCTGGCTTGTCCCCGTGTCCAGGCACATCTGTGATGACCGTGAACGCTACGGATGCAGATGATGCGATCAATGTGAACAATGGCATCATCGGCTACTCCATCCTCAGCGAGGAGCCCAAGGGTGCACAGCGGATGTTCACCATCAATGCCGAGAAGGGCATCATCAGTGTCATTGGCACAGGACTGGACCGGGAGGTGGGCACCTTGCCACAGCCCAAGGGAACCTGCATCTATTCCACAGTGCAATGTGCCATGGGGAGAATGGGATACTGCAGCCCTGGGGTCCATCTGGTTTCGGGATGTGACATCTCTGGGTCACTGTCCCTGGCTGTAGGGATGTCTACTGCCTTAAGCCCACCAGGAGCTATGCTGGGAACACTCCAGGAACCCCCAGCCTTGCTGAGCCCTGGCGTGGGTACAGTGCCAGCCCCTTGGGTGGCCAGCTGGGACATTGGCTGcctctgtgccagcaggaaACAGTGAAGCTGGAGAAGGGTGGAGGAGCAGGCAGGTGATACCTGGAGGAGGGGAACACCCCAGTCCCCACCAGCCCTAACTGGGGTGATTTTGCTCTGCAGACTACTCCCAACTACACACTGATCATCCAGGCTGCAGACCAGGAAGGCACTGGCCTGACCAACACTGCCACTGCCATCATCAAAGTCACTGATGCCAACGACAACCCTCCCGTCTTCAACCCTGCCATGGTaccacccagccccagccactgCCCTCCCCAGCCATCGTGGCACAAGCCCCCTCCTGGGGTGTCTGGGGCCACATGGGtgactgtccctgtcccatcttGCAGTACGAGGGGTTAGTGGATGAGAACCAGGTGGGGGTGCTGGTGATCCGGCTGCATGTGACAGACCAGGACCTGCCAGGCTCCCCGGCCTGGCGCGCCGTCTACCGCATCCAGAGCGGGGACCCGCAGGGCGACTTCGAGATCACCACTGACCCCAAAACGAACGATGGGCTCCTGAAAACTGCCAAGGTGGGTCCTGCTGCCGCATGGTTGCCTCAGCACCAGCTGACTCCCTGCTGGCACTACCCGCCTTCTCTCCCACCCCCAGGGCCTGGATTATGAGACCCAGAACCGGTACAAGCTCGTGGTGTCAGTGGAGAACGAGGCCCCCTTCACCGTGGCCCTGAATCCTGCCACAGCCAATGTCCTGGTGGTGGTCACGGACGTGAATGAAGCCCCGATCTTCAAACCCCCGGTCAAGCAGGTGGAGGTGATGGAGGATGTGCCAGTGGGATACCAGGTCACCTCCTACACAGCCCAGGACCCCGACAAGGACCAGAGACAGAAAATCACGTGAGTGGAGGGTGATGGTGGCAGGGGCTTTGCTGGGATGTCCGAGGGGCTGCGCTGCACCGTGTGCCCCTTCCTCTCCCCCTGCTGACCCCTGGCTGCCCCCAGGTATCGCATGGGCAGCGACCCCGCGGGGTGGTTGGCCATTGACTCTGAGAACGGCATCGTTACGGCAGCCCAGCCACTGGACCGGGAGTCGGCACATGCCATCAACAGCACCTACAAGGCCATCATCCTGGCCATAGACAACGGTGAGGACGGCCAGCTGCTGCCCCCGTGTCCATCTCCATGTCTCCCATGGGGTGCAGGCCCCTCCCTGGGTGCCTGGCTGACTCTTAGTCCCACAGGGTCACCAAACTATGCCACCGGCACGGGGACACTGATCCTCCTGCTTCAGGATGTGAATGACAACGGGCCTGTGCCAGATCCCCGGAGCTTCGACATCTGCAACCAGCAGCCTGAGGAGCAGACGCTGAAGATCATCGACAAGGACCTGCCCCCCAACACTCACCCCTTCAAGGCAGAGCTGATGCACGGCTCTGGCAGCAACTGGACTGCCAGTGTGGTGCAACCAGGTGGGTGCCACCTGCTCTGGTGCTGGGCCCTGCAATGAGCACTAGGCTGGGGACCTGCCATGGGGCAAAGTCCTGTGCCAGTGCCAAGGGTGCTCCGAGCCCAGAActgggaaaagggctggagcaccaggagcggctgagggagctggggaggctcAAGAGGAGCCTTCTCACTCTCCACAGCTTACTggcaggagggtgcagccaggtgaGGGTCAGGATCTGCCCCTAAGatacaggacaaggggaaacaacctcaagttgtgccaggaaagatttaggttggatattggggAAAATTCATTAATGGAAAAGGTGCTCAGGCAttggaagaggctgcccagggcagtggtggaatcCCCATCCTTAGAGGGATTTAAGAGCTGTGTGAATGTGGCACTTGTGGAAATGagtcagtggtggccttggcagtgctggaggatgGCTAGACTCAATAATCTTGGAGACCTTTTCTAACCcaaatgattctgtggttcACCAAGACGAGGTGAAGCTGAGCATGAAGAAGGAGCTGGAGCCAGGCGAGTACAGCATCTTCCTGAAGCTGCTGGATGCGCAGGGCAAGGAGCAGATCACACAGGTGCGAGCCCAGGTGTGCAGCTGTGAGGGGCCAGCCAAGAACTGCGAGCGGCGAGCATTCATCTCCGGTGGCATGGGCGTGCCCGCCATCCTGGGCATCCTGGGGGGcatcctggccctgctcagtgaGTACCCAGGAACGAAGACGGGAGGGACAGAGTGCGGGTCaccctttccctgctgccctgacacCCCCTCCCTGTACCTGCagtcctcctgctgctgctgctgctcttcgcaaggaggaggaaggtggtGAAGGAACCACTGCTCCCACCTGAGGATGACATGAGGGACAACGTGTACCACTATGACGAGGAGGGCGGTGGCGAGGAGGACCAGGTGGGATGGCTGTGCTTGCTGGACCCTGCCCACCGAGTGGTGGTGGCGGTGCCCATGGCTGTCCCTCAAGCCTTGACTCCTCCTGTCCCCCCAGGACTACGACCTGAGCCAGCTGCACCGGGGGCTGGACGCCCGGCCCGAGGTGATCCGCAATGACGTGGCCCCCCCGCTCATGGCGGCCCCCCAGTACCGGCCTCGCCCCGCCAACCCCGACGAGATCGGGAACTTCATCGACGAGGTGAGTCCTGCCCCGGGAGCCTCAGGGGTGACACGTCCCTGCCTCACCGGCGCAGGGGACACAGGTGCTGAGCCCTCTGTTCCCCCAGAACCTGAAGGCGGCCGACACGGACCCCACGGCCCCCCCCTACGACTCGCTGCTGGTGTTCGACTACGAGGGCAGCGGCTCGGAGGCCACCTCGCTCAGCTCCCTCAACTCCTCCGCCTCCGACGGCGACCAGGACTACGACTACCTCAACGACTGGGGCGGCCGCTTCCGCAAGCTGGCCGAGCTCTACGGCGGCGGCGAGGAGGACGATTAGGGACCCCCAGCCCGCTGCTGCCACCTCATTTCACAGGACTGACGTCGGTCTCCAGGGTGGCCAAACCCCCTCCAACACCTCCTGAACCCCGTGCCCGTGTCTCCCTCAATGAGAAAAGCTCAGGCTCACTGGggatggggggttttggggtagTCTGGGTGTTTCCTGGCCCCCTTGGCTCCAGGGCATGGAACAGTTTAGTCCATTCCCTATCCTGGAACTGAGGTGCTCCCAGTTGTGGGGGGCAGGACCATGttcttcttcccttttccatGATGGGAAAAAGGGTTTCTTTGGTGGTCTCCAAAATACCTcgtgctcccagctccagacaaGCTCAGATCTTGAACCTAGTGATGGAGAAGTGGAATGAGGCATTCAATCAATACAGACCAAAgatgaaccatcacagggaattGTATTTACTACAGTATGTACAGGcagatttctatttttctgtatCCCAGATTGTGGTATGATTTCCTCCCATGTTGTGCCAGTTGGAATTAGCCTGCAGTCATTGAAAGGTGCTTTCCATAATCAAAGGGCTTTCCCAAAATCCTGACCTCTGAGTTTAGCTGTTGTCACggtttgtattttttatcaTGGGAAAAGGGTCTGATGCGAGCTGGGAAACCAGCAGTGGCCAAATGTTGATTGCGCATGGtttttatataaaattgaaataaaaaattgttttaagaaAACCAAAGACTCGTCTGTGTGTGAGGCTCTGCCGGTGCTCAAAGGCTTTACCTGCTGCGCAAGTGTG harbors:
- the LOC110468793 gene encoding cadherin-1, with protein sequence MGRRAGCSVPLCLLLLLLQSGQRLCQRAASCQPGFAAETFTLTVPRDGVAAGRALGRVNFVDCGEPRRAAFLPDDTRFKVSRDGIVSATRPLQLQQREITFAVHTWDTMGKKHSAKVTLRQRWHQHRHHERVQQDTVPDTLIFPEHGHGLRRHKRDWVIPPINCPENERGPFPKKLVQIKSNKDKETKVFYSITGQGADTIPAGVFIIERETGWLEVTKPLDREEKDKYVLYSHAVSANGQPVEDPMEIIITVTDQNDNRPVFTQQVFVGYIEENAKPGTSVMTVNATDADDAINVNNGIIGYSILSEEPKGAQRMFTINAEKGIISVIGTGLDRETTPNYTLIIQAADQEGTGLTNTATAIIKVTDANDNPPVFNPAMYEGLVDENQVGVLVIRLHVTDQDLPGSPAWRAVYRIQSGDPQGDFEITTDPKTNDGLLKTAKGLDYETQNRYKLVVSVENEAPFTVALNPATANVLVVVTDVNEAPIFKPPVKQVEVMEDVPVGYQVTSYTAQDPDKDQRQKITYRMGSDPAGWLAIDSENGIVTAAQPLDRESAHAINSTYKAIILAIDNGSPNYATGTGTLILLLQDVNDNGPVPDPRSFDICNQQPEEQTLKIIDKDLPPNTHPFKAELMHGSGSNWTASVVQPDEVKLSMKKELEPGEYSIFLKLLDAQGKEQITQVRAQVCSCEGPAKNCERRAFISGGMGVPAILGILGGILALLILLLLLLLFARRRKVVKEPLLPPEDDMRDNVYHYDEEGGGEEDQDYDLSQLHRGLDARPEVIRNDVAPPLMAAPQYRPRPANPDEIGNFIDENLKAADTDPTAPPYDSLLVFDYEGSGSEATSLSSLNSSASDGDQDYDYLNDWGGRFRKLAELYGGGEEDD